One segment of Paenibacillus sp. FSL R7-0337 DNA contains the following:
- a CDS encoding VOC family protein: protein MITTFDGINLYSKDPAALVAFYSEVLGIPVPFEGYGEAGGAKIAIDASQPGIIIWNADKWENLTTGTVNLVFSCGSLDETYEQLKAKGLDCQPPATMEYGGKEMNFRDPDGNAITLLEGGY from the coding sequence ATGATCACAACATTTGACGGCATCAATCTGTACAGTAAAGACCCCGCAGCTCTGGTAGCATTCTACTCGGAGGTACTCGGCATTCCTGTTCCATTCGAGGGCTATGGAGAAGCTGGCGGGGCCAAAATTGCGATAGACGCCAGCCAGCCCGGCATCATTATATGGAACGCTGACAAGTGGGAGAACCTTACTACCGGAACCGTTAATTTGGTATTCTCCTGCGGGAGTCTGGATGAAACGTACGAGCAGCTGAAGGCGAAAGGACTGGATTGCCAGCCTCCGGCAACCATGGAGTACGGCGGTAAAGAGATGAATTTCCGTGATCCCGACGGCAACGCAATTACCTTGCTGGAAGGCGGGTATTAA